The following proteins are encoded in a genomic region of Arcobacter cloacae:
- the rplK gene encoding 50S ribosomal protein L11 yields the protein MAKKIQGLIKLQIPAGAANPSPPVGPALGQRGVNIMEFCKAFNEKTKEKAGYRIPVVITVYTDKSFTFELKQPPMTDLIKKISGVKTGSSNPLKQKVGKLSREQVMEIVDLKIKDLNTDDREVAAKIVAGSARSIGIDTEL from the coding sequence ATGGCTAAAAAAATTCAAGGGCTAATAAAATTACAGATACCTGCGGGTGCTGCGAATCCATCGCCTCCAGTTGGACCAGCTTTAGGTCAAAGAGGTGTTAACATTATGGAATTTTGTAAAGCTTTTAACGAAAAAACAAAAGAGAAAGCGGGATATAGAATTCCTGTTGTAATTACTGTTTATACTGATAAAAGTTTTACATTTGAATTAAAACAACCACCAATGACAGATTTAATTAAAAAAATATCTGGAGTTAAAACAGGTTCAAGTAATCCACTTAAACAAAAAGTTGGAAAACTTTCAAGAGAACAAGTTATGGAAATTGTTGATTTAAAAATCAAAGATTTAAATACAGATGATAGAGAAGTTGCAGCTAAAATTGTTGCAGGTTCAGCTAGATCTATAGGTATTGATACAGAATTATAA
- the rplA gene encoding 50S ribosomal protein L1: MAKVSKRYKALLEKVENKKYSLSDACEKVKELKSAKFDESVEIALNLNVDPRHADQMIRGAVVLPNGTGKTVRVAVFAKGLKMDEAKAAGADVVGNDDLAEAIQAGNINFDVLIATPDCMGIVGKVGRILGPKGLMPNPKTGTVTMDVTKAVNDAKGGQVTYRVDKKGNMQAGIGKVSFSAEAIRENAAAFIAAINKAKPSTAKGRYITNAAISLTMSPSVILDNMELMEIR, encoded by the coding sequence ATGGCAAAAGTTTCAAAAAGATATAAAGCGTTATTAGAGAAAGTTGAAAATAAAAAATATTCTTTATCTGATGCTTGTGAAAAAGTAAAAGAGTTAAAGTCTGCTAAATTTGACGAAAGTGTTGAAATAGCATTAAATTTAAATGTAGATCCAAGACACGCAGACCAAATGATTAGAGGTGCGGTTGTTCTTCCAAATGGAACTGGTAAAACTGTAAGAGTTGCAGTTTTTGCAAAAGGTTTAAAAATGGACGAGGCAAAAGCAGCTGGTGCTGATGTTGTTGGTAATGATGACTTAGCAGAAGCAATTCAAGCGGGTAACATTAATTTTGATGTTTTAATTGCAACACCTGATTGTATGGGAATTGTAGGAAAAGTAGGAAGAATTTTAGGACCAAAAGGTTTAATGCCAAATCCTAAAACAGGTACTGTAACTATGGATGTTACTAAAGCTGTAAACGACGCTAAAGGTGGTCAAGTTACATATAGAGTTGATAAAAAAGGTAATATGCAAGCTGGAATTGGTAAAGTTTCATTCTCTGCAGAAGCTATTAGAGAAAATGCAGCAGCTTTTATTGCAGCTATCAACAAAGCAAAACCTTCAACTGCAAAAGGTAGATATATTACAAATGCAGCAATCTCACTAACAATGAGTCCATCTGTAATTTTAGATAATATGGAATTAATGGAAATTAGATAA
- the mraY gene encoding phospho-N-acetylmuramoyl-pentapeptide-transferase has protein sequence MFYWFYRHLDINIFQYISVRAGISFFIAFILTMYLMPKFISWAKQKKASQPIYEHAPQGHQAKVGTPTMGGVVFISATIIATILTAKLNNFYVVGGLLTLALFSLIGIQDDYSKISKDKNSAGLSARAKLLLQFLSAGIVAFTIYYFGHSSELFTPFYKFSLFEMGALAIVFWMFVIVGASNAVNLTDGLDGLATVPSIMAFFTLSILVYITGHAFFASYLLLPNIQIVGELAIMGSAICGALIAFLWFNSYPAEIFMGDSGSLPLGAFMGYMAIIAKSEILLVAIGFIFVLETISVILQVGSYKLRQKRVFLMAPIHHHFEQKGWKENKIIVRFWIIAFMSNLIALLSLKIR, from the coding sequence TTGTTTTATTGGTTCTACAGACATTTGGATATTAATATTTTCCAATATATTTCAGTTCGTGCAGGAATTAGTTTTTTCATAGCTTTTATTTTAACTATGTATTTAATGCCAAAATTTATTAGTTGGGCCAAACAAAAAAAAGCCTCTCAACCAATATATGAACATGCACCTCAAGGTCATCAAGCAAAAGTAGGAACACCTACTATGGGAGGAGTTGTATTTATAAGTGCTACTATTATTGCAACTATATTAACAGCTAAATTAAACAATTTTTATGTTGTAGGTGGATTATTAACTTTGGCTTTGTTCTCTTTAATTGGTATCCAAGATGATTATTCTAAAATATCAAAGGATAAAAATTCAGCAGGCTTAAGTGCGAGAGCCAAGTTATTATTGCAGTTTTTAAGTGCAGGAATAGTTGCTTTTACAATATATTATTTCGGACATTCAAGTGAACTTTTTACTCCATTTTATAAGTTTTCGTTGTTTGAAATGGGTGCATTAGCAATAGTTTTTTGGATGTTTGTTATTGTGGGAGCTTCAAATGCAGTAAATCTTACTGATGGATTAGATGGTCTAGCAACTGTACCATCTATCATGGCATTTTTTACACTTTCAATTTTAGTTTATATAACAGGACATGCTTTTTTTGCTTCATATTTATTATTACCTAATATTCAAATTGTTGGTGAATTAGCAATAATGGGTTCAGCAATTTGTGGTGCATTGATAGCTTTTTTATGGTTTAATTCATATCCTGCTGAGATATTTATGGGAGATTCAGGATCACTCCCTTTGGGTGCTTTTATGGGATATATGGCAATTATTGCAAAGTCAGAAATATTATTAGTAGCAATAGGATTTATATTTGTACTTGAAACAATTTCTGTTATATTACAAGTAGGATCATATAAATTAAGACAAAAAAGAGTTTTCTTAATGGCACCTATACATCATCATTTTGAGCAAAAAGGCTGGAAAGAGAATAAAATAATTGTTAGATTCTGGATTATTGCTTTTATGTCAAATCTTATTGCCTTGTTAAGTTTAAAAATTAGATAA
- the rplL gene encoding 50S ribosomal protein L7/L12: MAISKEDVLEFISGLSVLELSELVKEFEEKFGVSAQPVAVAGGAAVAAEAVEEKTEFDVIILDSGDKKINVIKEIRALTGLGLKEAKDAAEQTPSTIKEGISKADAEAAKAQLEAAGAKVEIK; this comes from the coding sequence ATGGCAATTTCTAAAGAAGACGTTTTAGAATTTATCTCTGGTTTATCAGTATTAGAATTATCAGAGTTAGTAAAAGAATTTGAAGAAAAATTTGGTGTATCAGCTCAACCTGTAGCTGTTGCTGGTGGTGCTGCAGTTGCTGCTGAAGCTGTTGAAGAAAAAACTGAATTTGATGTAATTATTTTAGATTCAGGTGATAAAAAAATCAACGTAATTAAAGAAATCAGAGCATTAACTGGTTTAGGATTAAAAGAAGCGAAAGATGCTGCTGAGCAAACTCCTTCAACAATCAAAGAAGGTATTTCTAAAGCAGATGCTGAAGCTGCAAAAGCTCAATTAGAAGCTGCTGGTGCAAAAGTAGAAATTAAATAA
- the tuf gene encoding elongation factor Tu, which yields MAKEKFSRNKPHVNIGTIGHVDHGKTTLTAAISAVLAVKYGGEMKDYDQIDNAPEERERGITIATSHIEYETANRHYAHVDCPGHADYVKNMITGAAQMDGAIIVIAATDGPMAQTREHILLSKQVGVPYIVVFLNKEDQLDEQDREEMLELVEMEVRELLSTYDFPGDDTPIVAGSAFQALEEAKAGTVGVWGEKIIALMDAVDSYIPTPERDIDQDFLMPVEDVFSISGRGTVVTGRIEKGTIKIGETIEIVGFTDTKTTTVTGVEMFRKEMEQGQAGDNCGILLRGIKKEDVERGQVLCKPKTITPHTKFRCEVYILSKEEGGRHTPFFSGYRPQFYVRTTDVTGSCTLPEGTEMVMPGDNVEMTVELVAPIALDKGTKFAIREGGRTVGAGVVAEIIE from the coding sequence ATGGCAAAAGAAAAATTTTCAAGAAACAAGCCACACGTTAACATCGGAACAATTGGTCACGTTGACCACGGTAAAACTACTTTAACAGCTGCAATTTCTGCAGTTTTAGCAGTTAAATATGGTGGAGAGATGAAAGATTACGATCAAATCGACAATGCTCCAGAAGAAAGAGAAAGAGGTATTACTATTGCTACTTCTCATATTGAATATGAAACAGCAAATAGACACTATGCACACGTAGATTGTCCAGGTCACGCCGATTATGTTAAAAACATGATTACTGGTGCTGCGCAAATGGATGGAGCAATTATTGTTATTGCTGCAACAGATGGTCCTATGGCTCAAACAAGAGAGCACATCTTACTATCTAAACAAGTAGGTGTTCCTTATATTGTTGTATTCTTAAATAAAGAAGATCAATTAGATGAACAAGATAGAGAAGAGATGTTAGAATTAGTTGAAATGGAAGTTAGAGAACTTTTATCAACTTATGATTTCCCAGGTGATGATACTCCAATCGTTGCAGGTTCTGCATTCCAAGCATTAGAAGAAGCTAAAGCTGGTACTGTAGGTGTTTGGGGAGAAAAAATTATAGCATTAATGGATGCTGTTGATTCTTATATTCCAACTCCAGAAAGAGACATCGATCAAGATTTCTTAATGCCAGTTGAAGACGTATTCTCTATCTCAGGAAGAGGAACAGTTGTTACTGGAAGAATTGAAAAAGGAACTATTAAAATAGGTGAAACTATTGAAATCGTTGGATTTACTGATACTAAAACAACTACTGTAACTGGTGTTGAAATGTTCAGAAAAGAAATGGAGCAAGGTCAAGCTGGAGACAACTGCGGTATTCTTTTAAGAGGTATTAAAAAAGAAGACGTAGAAAGAGGACAAGTTTTATGTAAACCAAAAACTATTACTCCACATACAAAATTCAGATGTGAAGTGTATATCCTTTCTAAAGAGGAAGGTGGAAGACATACTCCATTCTTCTCAGGTTATAGACCACAATTCTATGTAAGAACAACAGACGTTACTGGTTCTTGTACTTTACCAGAAGGTACTGAAATGGTTATGCCAGGTGATAACGTAGAAATGACAGTTGAATTAGTTGCTCCAATTGCTCTAGACAAAGGTACAAAGTTTGCTATTAGAGAAGGTGGTAGAACTGTAGGTGCTGGAGTTGTTGCTGAAATTATCGAATAA
- a CDS encoding ATP-binding cassette domain-containing protein — MLFINIKKLKLILDNKQLVNISFSIKNSTALIGESGSGKSLTLKALLNLLPPSIKMEKDIVSNFDLNYDSIGFIPQNPFTSLSSMTKISKQFFCSEEKKEEVLEILNLDKSILNKFPSQLSGGQIQRVVIAIAISRNIKLLLLDEPTTALDEENKENIINIIQDLKNRLNILTLFVTHDIDSIKDLCEEIIILKNGEIVETGLTQEILSSPKEDYTKKLINSTFKNKTFRN, encoded by the coding sequence GTGTTATTCATAAATATCAAAAAATTAAAACTTATTTTAGATAATAAACAATTAGTAAATATATCTTTTTCTATTAAAAATTCAACAGCATTAATTGGAGAGAGTGGAAGTGGTAAATCTTTGACATTAAAAGCTTTGTTAAATCTTCTTCCACCTTCTATAAAAATGGAAAAAGATATTGTTTCCAATTTTGATTTAAACTATGATTCAATAGGTTTCATACCACAAAATCCTTTTACTTCTTTGTCTTCAATGACTAAAATATCAAAACAATTCTTTTGTTCTGAAGAAAAAAAAGAGGAAGTTTTAGAAATATTAAATTTAGATAAATCTATATTAAATAAATTTCCATCTCAATTAAGTGGTGGACAAATTCAAAGAGTTGTTATAGCAATAGCAATAAGTAGAAATATAAAACTTCTCTTATTAGATGAACCTACAACTGCCCTTGATGAAGAGAATAAAGAAAATATAATTAATATCATACAAGATTTAAAAAACCGTTTAAATATTTTAACTCTTTTTGTTACCCATGATATAGATTCTATAAAAGATTTATGCGAAGAGATAATAATACTTAAAAATGGAGAGATTGTTGAAACCGGATTAACACAAGAGATTTTATCTTCTCCAAAAGAAGATTACACAAAAAAGTTGATAAATTCAACTTTTAAAAACAAAACTTTTAGGAATTAA
- the secE gene encoding preprotein translocase subunit SecE yields the protein MSKIKNYYNNVKSELSKVIFPIKEQIRSAYLSVFIVVTVITLFLALIDGIMALSLSSIIN from the coding sequence GTGAGTAAAATAAAAAATTATTACAATAATGTGAAGTCAGAATTATCAAAAGTTATTTTCCCTATAAAGGAACAAATAAGATCAGCATATTTGTCTGTATTTATTGTTGTGACAGTAATTACTCTATTCTTGGCTTTAATTGATGGTATTATGGCATTAAGTTTATCTTCTATAATTAATTAA
- the murD gene encoding UDP-N-acetylmuramoyl-L-alanine--D-glutamate ligase — MKKDERKIRILGKGITALALKERFPNALLYDESDFDMYDKESDELTVVSPGIPPYNKMILESKNLISDYDLFFDNMPFSVWISGTNGKTTTTQMCQELLKDLDSVCGGNIGVPLSLLDEKKKIWILETSSFTLHYTKIAKPNIYILLPISEDHITWHGSFEEYTKSKLKPLELMNENDIAIVPDKFKEYKTNAHLITYKNSEDLCNYFGFDKSRINFKEPFLLDAILAMCTRKIIIDEVNYDLINSFKIDKHKVEEFRDKKDRLWIDDSKATNVDATINALVSYRDKNLHLILGGDDKGANLEPLFENISLMNVIVYAIGTNVDRIISYCKKYSINCFECNYLNVAVEKMDINMDKNSIGILSPAAASLDQFKSYAHRGDEFKKFVNNLS, encoded by the coding sequence ATGAAAAAAGATGAAAGAAAGATTAGAATACTAGGGAAGGGTATAACAGCTCTTGCGTTAAAAGAGAGATTTCCAAATGCTTTGTTATATGATGAGTCAGATTTTGATATGTATGATAAAGAATCAGATGAATTAACAGTAGTTAGCCCAGGTATTCCTCCATATAATAAAATGATATTAGAATCAAAAAATTTAATAAGTGATTATGACCTGTTTTTCGACAATATGCCTTTTTCAGTTTGGATTTCAGGGACAAATGGAAAAACTACTACTACACAAATGTGTCAAGAATTGTTAAAAGATCTAGATTCAGTTTGTGGAGGAAATATTGGAGTACCTCTAAGCTTATTAGATGAAAAGAAAAAAATTTGGATACTAGAAACTTCTTCTTTTACATTGCACTATACAAAAATTGCAAAACCTAATATTTATATTCTTCTTCCAATTAGTGAAGATCATATTACTTGGCATGGTTCATTTGAAGAGTATACTAAATCAAAATTAAAACCTTTAGAATTAATGAATGAAAATGATATAGCAATAGTTCCTGATAAATTTAAAGAGTATAAAACAAATGCACATTTAATAACATATAAAAATAGTGAAGATTTATGCAATTATTTTGGATTTGACAAATCAAGAATTAATTTTAAAGAGCCTTTTTTATTAGATGCAATTCTTGCAATGTGTACGAGAAAAATTATCATAGATGAGGTTAATTATGATTTAATTAATTCTTTTAAAATAGATAAGCATAAGGTAGAAGAGTTTAGAGATAAAAAAGATAGATTATGGATAGATGATAGTAAAGCAACAAATGTTGATGCTACAATAAATGCATTGGTTTCATATAGAGATAAAAATTTACATTTAATTTTGGGTGGTGATGACAAAGGTGCTAATCTAGAACCATTATTCGAAAATATAAGTTTGATGAATGTTATTGTATATGCAATAGGAACAAATGTTGATAGAATAATTTCATATTGTAAAAAATATTCAATTAATTGTTTTGAATGTAATTATTTAAATGTTGCTGTTGAAAAAATGGATATAAATATGGATAAAAATTCTATAGGTATTTTATCACCTGCGGCAGCTTCTTTAGATCAATTTAAATCATATGCTCATAGAGGAGATGAATTTAAGAAATTTGTAAATAATTTAAGTTGA
- the nusG gene encoding transcription termination/antitermination protein NusG, which translates to MAHKWYAIQTYSGSELSVKKALLKLAEEMADDRITEVLVPTEDLIEIKKGKKSIVERPLYPAYAFAKIDLDTGLWHRIQSMPKVGRFIGESKKPTALSEKDINLILEKVKNRAAAKPKVSFDEGEMVRINEGPFANFNGIVEDFDMVSGLLKLNVSIFGRNTPVEISYTQVERVV; encoded by the coding sequence ATGGCACATAAATGGTATGCAATACAAACTTATTCTGGAAGTGAATTGTCTGTAAAAAAAGCTTTACTTAAATTAGCAGAAGAAATGGCAGACGATAGAATTACAGAAGTTTTAGTACCAACAGAGGATTTAATAGAAATCAAAAAAGGTAAAAAAAGTATTGTTGAAAGACCTTTATATCCTGCATATGCTTTTGCTAAAATCGATTTAGATACTGGATTATGGCATAGAATACAATCGATGCCTAAAGTAGGAAGGTTTATTGGTGAATCTAAAAAACCTACTGCATTATCAGAAAAAGATATTAATCTTATTTTAGAAAAAGTTAAAAACAGAGCTGCTGCAAAACCTAAAGTTTCATTTGACGAAGGTGAAATGGTTAGAATTAATGAAGGACCATTTGCAAACTTTAATGGTATAGTAGAAGATTTTGATATGGTTTCAGGATTATTGAAATTAAATGTTTCAATTTTTGGAAGAAATACACCAGTTGAAATATCATACACTCAAGTAGAAAGAGTAGTTTGA
- a CDS encoding transglycosylase domain-containing protein, with translation MMKYIFGLFIILGLLAAGWLYNLYDEIKDDVNTVINYSPKQSTQFFDKDGNLIANTFKDENREYVKYDDIPARVIESLVAIEDTQFFEHYGINPDAISRAMIKNIKAGDYVEGASTLTQQLIKMLVLTREKKLMRKVKEALLAIRLETVLTKEEILERYLNHVYFGHGYYGIKTAAKGYFNKDLYELSLKEMAILVGLPRAPSFYDPTKNLKISLARANQVITRLNTLGWINKEQYESSMKETPIIYNQTLTRNVAPYAVDYAISQLINEIPDILYGGYKIYLTIDLDAQEIAKDALKKSYEEAVKRDISFRKNPEDDSFIKELNGALVSIESSTGKILALVGGIDYNQSVFNRAFQSKRQAGSAIKPFLYQVALNEGYNPASQLFDISRTYNYTVGGVQKKWQPKNYGGNFEGIVTLRDSLTFSRNLSTLNLVTDVGVGVTTEALKNYGFKDVVDNLSITLGSMSVSLIEFSEAYSIFSNNGIQVKPYIIDQIINKNGDNVIFEPQFKEINKPEQSYLMTSILLDVVNKGTGKAAQVSGIELAGKTGTTNNNVDAWFCGYSPSIQTIVWFGNDNNTPMRRTETGGKIAAPAFSYFYKKYMEIHPEIPRNFIKPDNVYTFNVNNKEEFYTDISVIPEIDSQIIYQPLNPNEEVLEF, from the coding sequence ATGATGAAATATATTTTTGGTCTTTTCATAATCCTTGGATTGCTTGCAGCTGGATGGTTATATAATTTATATGATGAAATTAAAGATGATGTCAACACTGTAATAAATTATTCACCAAAACAAAGTACACAGTTTTTTGATAAAGATGGAAATTTAATAGCAAATACTTTTAAAGATGAAAATAGAGAATATGTGAAATATGATGATATTCCAGCAAGAGTAATAGAGAGTTTAGTAGCTATCGAAGATACACAATTTTTTGAACATTATGGTATTAATCCAGATGCTATTAGTAGAGCTATGATTAAAAATATTAAAGCTGGTGATTATGTTGAAGGAGCAAGTACCTTAACTCAACAATTAATAAAAATGCTTGTTTTAACAAGAGAAAAAAAGCTTATGAGAAAAGTTAAAGAGGCTTTATTAGCAATTAGATTAGAAACAGTACTTACAAAAGAAGAGATTTTAGAAAGATATTTAAATCACGTATATTTTGGACATGGCTATTATGGAATAAAAACTGCTGCGAAAGGTTATTTTAATAAGGATTTATATGAATTATCTTTAAAAGAGATGGCTATTTTAGTTGGTCTTCCAAGAGCTCCTAGTTTTTATGATCCTACTAAAAATTTAAAAATCTCTTTAGCAAGAGCAAATCAAGTAATTACAAGATTAAACACTTTAGGTTGGATTAATAAAGAACAATATGAAAGTTCGATGAAAGAAACCCCTATAATTTATAATCAAACCCTAACAAGAAATGTTGCTCCTTATGCCGTTGATTATGCAATTAGCCAATTAATAAATGAAATACCTGACATTTTATATGGTGGTTACAAAATATATTTAACTATAGATCTTGATGCACAAGAAATTGCAAAAGATGCACTTAAAAAATCTTATGAAGAAGCTGTAAAAAGAGATATTAGCTTTAGAAAAAATCCAGAAGATGATTCTTTTATAAAAGAATTAAATGGTGCTTTAGTTTCAATAGAAAGTAGTACAGGTAAAATCTTAGCACTTGTTGGAGGAATTGATTATAATCAATCTGTATTTAATAGAGCTTTTCAATCGAAAAGACAGGCTGGAAGTGCTATTAAACCTTTTTTATATCAAGTAGCATTAAATGAAGGATATAATCCAGCATCACAACTTTTTGATATATCAAGAACTTACAACTATACAGTAGGTGGTGTTCAAAAAAAATGGCAACCTAAAAATTATGGTGGTAATTTTGAAGGAATTGTAACGCTTAGAGATTCATTAACTTTTTCTAGAAATTTATCAACATTAAACTTAGTAACAGATGTAGGTGTTGGTGTTACTACAGAGGCTCTAAAAAACTATGGTTTTAAAGATGTAGTAGATAATTTATCAATAACATTGGGTTCAATGAGTGTTTCATTAATAGAATTTAGTGAAGCTTATTCTATTTTTTCAAATAATGGAATTCAAGTTAAGCCTTATATTATTGATCAAATTATTAACAAAAATGGTGACAATGTAATATTTGAACCTCAATTTAAAGAGATAAATAAACCTGAGCAATCTTATTTAATGACTTCAATTTTACTTGATGTTGTAAACAAAGGAACAGGAAAAGCTGCTCAAGTTTCAGGAATTGAACTTGCAGGAAAAACTGGTACTACAAACAATAATGTTGATGCTTGGTTTTGTGGATATTCTCCATCTATTCAAACTATTGTTTGGTTTGGAAATGACAATAATACACCTATGAGAAGAACAGAAACTGGTGGAAAAATTGCAGCTCCAGCATTTTCATATTTTTATAAGAAATATATGGAAATACATCCTGAAATTCCTAGAAATTTTATTAAACCTGATAATGTTTATACCTTTAATGTAAATAATAAAGAAGAATTTTATACAGATATTTCAGTTATTCCTGAAATAGATTCACAAATAATTTATCAACCATTAAATCCAAATGAAGAAGTTTTAGAATTTTAA
- the rplJ gene encoding 50S ribosomal protein L10 yields MTKQQKSEIIDFLTDEFKSSLAVVVCDYKGLTHKELETLRKEARANNTKVQVAKNTLVTVAVKNAELGDIELSGTNIFLWSEDQISACKVADKFAMANKEKFAIKSGIIEGQIADASRVNAFAKLPSREELLGMLASVWMGPVRNFTIGLDALRRKKEEEAA; encoded by the coding sequence ATGACTAAACAACAAAAATCAGAAATCATTGATTTTTTAACAGATGAATTTAAAAGTTCTTTAGCAGTTGTTGTATGTGACTATAAAGGTCTTACTCATAAAGAGTTAGAAACTTTAAGAAAAGAAGCAAGAGCTAATAATACAAAAGTTCAAGTTGCAAAAAATACTTTAGTAACAGTAGCTGTTAAAAATGCTGAGCTTGGTGATATCGAATTAAGTGGAACGAATATTTTCTTATGGTCTGAAGATCAAATTTCAGCTTGTAAAGTAGCTGATAAATTTGCTATGGCTAATAAAGAGAAATTTGCAATCAAGTCTGGTATTATTGAAGGACAAATTGCTGATGCTTCTAGAGTTAATGCATTTGCTAAATTACCATCAAGAGAAGAACTTCTTGGTATGCTTGCATCTGTATGGATGGGACCTGTTAGAAACTTTACTATTGGTCTTGATGCTCTTAGAAGAAAAAAAGAAGAAGAGGCAGCTTAA
- the gpmI gene encoding 2,3-bisphosphoglycerate-independent phosphoglycerate mutase, with protein MTNKTLLIITDGIGHNSSNKYNAFYSANTPTYDYLFKNVPYSLIHTYGNYVGLPNGQMGNSEVGHMTIGSGRILYQDLVKINIAIENNTLKDNEVLKNIINNSNNIHLLGLLSDGGVHSHIDHIIAMAKIAKKEMKKVFIHIITDGRDVAPDCAKKYINQILEISDEDIKIGTIAGRYYTMDRDNRWDRVQKGYDAIAFANPSTTEDILTYVNNSYKDEIFDEFLVPTAFEGYKGLEQNDGVIFCNFRSDRMREISSVFANKDFKEFNTFKGVLNLATMTQYDKNTPIPVLFPKDSPKNTLAEVISNAGLSQLHTAETEKYAHVTFFFNGGVEEPMLNETRVLIPSPQVATYDLQPQMSAPQVGDAVRNAMNNNTDFIVVNFANGDMVGHTGVFEAAVKAVEAVDFELGLIFEVAKKQNYNVILTSDHGNCEMMKDENGNILTNHTVGDVYCFVYANGVKEVKTGSLNNIAPTVLKLMNLEIPQEMDEPLI; from the coding sequence ATGACTAATAAAACACTACTGATAATAACTGATGGTATTGGACACAATTCATCAAATAAATATAATGCATTTTATAGTGCCAATACTCCTACATATGATTATTTATTTAAAAATGTACCTTACTCTTTAATTCATACTTATGGAAATTATGTTGGTCTTCCAAATGGTCAAATGGGGAATAGTGAAGTTGGACATATGACAATAGGAAGCGGAAGAATTTTATATCAAGATTTAGTAAAAATAAATATCGCCATAGAAAATAATACTTTAAAAGATAATGAAGTATTAAAAAACATAATCAACAATTCAAATAATATTCATCTTTTAGGATTATTAAGTGATGGAGGAGTTCATTCTCACATTGACCACATTATTGCCATGGCTAAAATAGCAAAAAAAGAGATGAAAAAAGTTTTTATCCATATAATTACTGATGGAAGAGATGTAGCACCTGATTGCGCAAAAAAATATATAAATCAAATACTAGAAATTAGTGACGAAGATATTAAAATTGGAACAATTGCTGGAAGATATTACACTATGGATAGAGATAATAGATGGGATAGAGTTCAAAAGGGTTATGATGCAATAGCTTTTGCTAACCCATCTACAACAGAAGATATTTTAACTTATGTTAACAATTCATATAAAGATGAAATATTTGATGAATTTTTAGTTCCTACTGCATTTGAAGGATATAAAGGTTTAGAACAAAATGATGGAGTAATTTTTTGTAATTTTAGAAGTGATAGAATGAGAGAGATTTCTTCTGTTTTTGCGAATAAAGATTTCAAAGAATTTAATACTTTTAAAGGTGTTCTAAATCTTGCAACTATGACACAATATGATAAAAACACACCTATTCCTGTTTTATTTCCAAAAGATTCTCCAAAAAATACTTTAGCTGAAGTAATTTCAAATGCTGGTTTATCTCAACTTCATACAGCTGAAACAGAGAAATACGCCCACGTTACATTTTTCTTTAATGGAGGGGTTGAAGAACCTATGTTAAATGAAACAAGAGTTTTAATTCCTTCTCCTCAAGTTGCAACATATGATTTACAACCCCAAATGAGTGCACCTCAAGTTGGAGATGCTGTAAGAAATGCCATGAATAATAATACAGATTTTATAGTTGTAAATTTTGCAAATGGCGATATGGTTGGACACACTGGAGTTTTTGAAGCAGCAGTAAAAGCTGTTGAAGCAGTTGACTTTGAACTAGGTTTAATTTTTGAAGTTGCTAAAAAACAAAATTATAATGTAATATTAACATCTGACCATGGTAACTGTGAGATGATGAAAGATGAAAATGGAAACATTCTAACAAATCATACTGTTGGCGACGTTTATTGTTTCGTTTATGCAAATGGTGTAAAAGAGGTTAAAACGGGAAGTTTAAATAATATTGCACCTACTGTTTTAAAATTGATGAATTTGGAAATTCCACAAGAGATGGATGAACCACTTATATAA
- the rpmG gene encoding 50S ribosomal protein L33, protein MANAVRIKIGLKCQENGDINYTTWKNPKTHTEKFEVKKYSPRLKKHTLHKEVKLKS, encoded by the coding sequence ATGGCAAATGCAGTAAGAATAAAAATCGGATTAAAATGTCAAGAGAATGGTGATATAAACTATACTACTTGGAAAAATCCAAAGACTCATACTGAAAAGTTTGAGGTTAAGAAATATAGTCCAAGATTAAAAAAACATACTTTACACAAAGAAGTTAAGTTAAAATCTTAG